The genomic DNA ctctctgacagcacatcttgtttcatgttcttgcgtctttttcacacgtttctgttttgaattggcctttggtgtaaacatgaaagttgtagataattttgttagctttccaatgactttggtttgactcgaaaatgatttttagtttttgagatatgatgaaaatactccaagtaggtcttagtgaaatcttatgaaaattcagcataaccatttctaagttaatccaaaacttatgggataattccaaggctcaaaactagaagtattatgagttcaattaaggtgtttaagagtatttaatccatgttgttAGATTGATTCTTTGGGTTGTACTAATGATTATATTACCTTACCAAGAGCATGattaattatgattgttgattTATGTATAATTTCACTCAAACAAATTATACAAGTGGTTGGAATTCATTGTCAAAGGTTGTTGTGTCATAGTTGACCATGGCGATGATAAGTCATATTCATATATGCATTACTTTGTagcagttgttgttgtcgttgagttgtatgttgatatacacaaatgtggagtccattgcataaacataaagcggtgagggctcatgccctggaaagccttgtcgttcaaagcgggagaactcatgtcctggaacaccttgttgttcaaagcggtgagggcttatgccctgatgaatgctttaaccattcaaatccgggagggctcatgccctggaatgctttgtcattcaaccgttgatggcttatgccctggaatgtttatcattcaaattgttgggggcttatgccccggaatgcttagtcattcaacatgttgaaaatgGTGTCACATACATGTTGTAGCTGTCGTTGTtcttgagagagttgttgtcgttgttgttgttgattaagttgttgtcgtcgttgttgtcgttgttgttgaatcttgttgttgtcgtcattgttggttgaattagtaagtgttaccaAAGTTAATGAAGTAAgaatgttgaatatatgttgttgtttatattattatggtgtgatgattatgttgtgttgtctatgttattatgagatgatgatttgttgttgtttacattattataagatgatgaattaTTTTGTTGTCTTGCAAGGTGGTGCTTGTGTTCTAGTTGTTTGTGTTGTCAAGGGGTAGCAGGTTGTGTGGAGGTGCGATTTCGGTAGTGCAGGCAGGTCTTTTGCGGTTTCCATTTGATTTTAATGGATGTTTTGCTTGGAGTAGctttttcttggttggttttgaGTTTTATTCCTAGCATTTCCTCCTTGGTCTGCGACTGTTGTTTTGATAACAAATGGATTGTTTTGCGCTACCAGCACAGGTTTTTGGTGcattgtttttttggttttgtttggcTTCGGCAGCTTGGAGGTGCTCGACAATTTTTAGTGAGGCAGGGGTGTGCTTCAGGAGTCAGTGCTGATTAGGCCTGGCTGTGTGTATATGCCGACCTCACTAATTTTGGGGatggtttttttcttcttcttcttcttcttttctttgtaTTGGGTCTTTGGTGTTTCTGTTTTCTTAATATCGGTGccttttgtagtttttttttttcatctacgAGTTCTTGAGTGTCTTACATAAACTCGACGTGAATaaattttaccatttaaaaaaacGATTGCGCCAACTATTGGAAATATACGGGAGCTTCCTTCAACAAAGTTTACATAATCAAGAGCATCACTGCAACTCAAATTGTAAACCTTGTTGAAGGAAGCTCCGATCTATCCCGTGCTTCCGAGTGACATCCCCGCTACCATACCTATAATTAATCAAcgatataaaagaaaatataatatttatataacatggcttgttaatttttatatatataatatgatcaTGCTTAATTTTTGTGTAATAATGAAACTAACTGCAAAACatatgtatgtataaatgttcATATAATatgatgatatgatatgatcatCTTATTTTTTACGGTAAGGAAAACGGTAAAATTTACATACATTAAATGTTGAGAGGTGGGAAAATACGAGTTCCCACACTTCAATATATTAAATCTCCTTACAACATTTTACCATCCGATTTATATTTACTAGGATAATATAATTGTGATTTTGACGTTCAgttctaattttaaaattggCAATTTATTTACTCtaggtgtttgataaaatatttcaatgattttttgtttgtttttgcacCATTAATGATGAAATTAGTTAGAAATTGGATTGTTAATGTTGATCATTATAGTGAGTTTCAATGCAATGTGGTAGGTTAGAGATTGAAATAACACTGCTGAAATTGAACTATTGTTGTTGACCAGTTAGAAGTGACGCTATGTCCCTTTaaaaatcattgattttttgcttttaaaaatattgtgtaGATATGTCTGAGAGATCGGACAGATTGAGAGCAAGGAGGGAGAGCATGACACAGAGTGCACGGGCCGAAAGGTGGTTGCGCGCCCTACTCCTAGAAAGAGAAAGAGCGTTAGGATCATGATGAGTGATGATGTGGAGGGGACGTCATCCCAGACGGGTGCGTCCAGGTAGTGGACCCCACACAGATGGCTTAAGAAGATgaaagagaaggagaagaagataaAGTTGTCTAGATGATGAAGTTGTTGGGTTTGGCTATGTTGGTGGGTTAAGAAtataaagagaaagagaaagagattaATGATGTTTTTGGGTTTGTCTTTGGAACCATCTCACatacctcttcttcttcctttttatttttttaattcagcgGGTaaacacatgatttttttttttttttttttaagtttgtaaatttcATGTGACATGCTCCAcaagcgttgaccgagtcaaatttgcaaaaaaaaaaaaaaagaatattgcaaATGGACTAAAACATAAGGAActaaaattgcaaattttttttacaaaaattctttcttggccacaaacacaagaaaaaagtgtttttttgtttgttgcggtggtcgaggtttgaacccccGGATCTTGCATTGtctataccaactgagctaagcttacgaGGACAAGAAAAAAGTGTTTAGACACacacataattaaacaaaattgaagaaaaaataattgaatgatatGACTAAAttcttttctatttatttttctctaattATGTGAGTGTGcccaaactttttttatttatatttctgttcaagcaaattttttattgcgtcaaaattgcaatttcttaaaagttaaaaaatcaaaaacacacgtaagccttttttttttttttttttttttttaaaaaaaaaaaagatatattttctAATGATCAAACCGCCTTGACTGGGTTGATGCAGAAGATATAACCTAAAAATAACACGAACCGAACAGCAAAGTATCAAGAAGAAGCAAGAAGATACTGAAGCGGTGAATTGTTtgcgagagagagagatgggTGGTAATAACAGACAACACAGATTCAGAAATCATCGCCCCAATCATGCTCAATCCAGTCGACACAACCAACTCTCACTAGACAACGAAAATCAAAGCTGCGTTCAAGGTTCGTTCATCACTCTTCATttcatttacattttatttgttatttttctttcaaattaaataacttCTTTCTAACTGCAGAACCCTGTGAGGGTGATAATGAAGAATCAGATGAACTCGCACAACCCAAAATCAAGCTTGCAATGTGGGTATGTCAAttgttttcagtttattttcatATGTCCTCAAAATACCTTGTGAACATAATTTAACTGTATTTTATCCTCTGTCAAAATAGTAGCTTATACACAAGCACTTGTGCTATAAGttgcaaattaagttgtttatcccaACAAGCCTTACTTTAGCGTTTAGCACCTCCTCCTCTAAGAGTATCTCCGATTATGGATTTTTATGGAACCCAAAGTTGGTTCCGGAACCACTATGGCACTCTAGAGGAGCTAAATCCTGTTATTGTATACATCATCGCTGAATTTGGATCTAATATCATGTCATTGGGATGTTGATGCAGGATTTTGGGCAATGTGATGCCAAAAAGTGCACAGGACGCAAGCTTTCAAGACTGGGTTTTCTAAAAGCAAGTATTTCTTATCTTTTCTCTTCGTTCActcattattttttacattcAATAGGTGTGTGCTTGTGAGTGCAAATACATACCGCCATTTGCATGAATTCATTGTACCTGCATTAATTTGATGTTGAAGTGTAATtgacaataacaataaaatttgtttatttaagaTCATAGTTAAAATGGTTTTGAATGCTAGGAGTAGAAATAGAGTCATTGATTTAAATTAGTTGCAAAATATTGGACCATCACATTGGATGTCAAAGGCCTCTAATTGGTAGTTGTTTGACATCCTTTCACTGTAGTCATCTTAGGCCTCTAAAACTATACATGAAATTTTGAAcaagatattttttaaaagatcagAAAAGTATAGTGAAAAGAGAATAGCATATCATACTTGAAGTATGAAGAGGCATATAGGCTATTTCTGTAAGATGAGAGAATTCCAAATCTAATATTTCATATGGAGAAAGCCTTTTGAGGGCAAGGCAACATGTAAAAAGAAGCTTTTGTTTAATTATCTGAATGGTAGGTTTGTAGAGTTTTTGTAATGCCACAGGCCCACAATTACTTTAATCTGTGGTAATACTGGTCCATAGTATGAATTTCCTGGAATGTAGATAGACCAAAAGAGGGAATAAAGGGATAAGAATAGGAATTATAGTCCCATTGGAAAAAGGGGCACCTGTGGGAACATCTCTACTGACGAACCATTTCAATAGTAAGGGTGCTGCTGTGCCAAGAGGCACGACCATAGAagtaatgaaaaagaaaaagttatgtaGTTGGACCATTTGCTCTATCCGTTTGAGTTTCGCTTCTCTAGATAAGATGAGACGCTAAAAATGAAAGTGTTCACAACGCATACCGAAAGGATACCAATGAAGCCGACCATTAATGACTAGTTCGAACACCAGGAGCGGTCTGATCCCTGATTTGATCAAACAGACTGCTCTTagaaagatgaaagaaaagCAAACTCTCCAAATTGTTGACCAACCTTTCCTATATCATAGTATCTGTAGATATACTTAAATAGCTTGTTTTTTATACAATTTCTTTGGACAAAAAATCTAGTGGtatctataacaaaaaattgatgataTAAAAGGTTGGTTGGTCAATGGTTGTCTGTGTTGTGAGCAGCTGCTTATTGCTTAGTTTGCATCtctttgttgttgattatgtaaTCTATGAAGGTCTAATTACACTATCGAAAGATGCTTATTATATAATATGTCAGTGGTCCTGAATCTGATATATCTTGTGCAGGAGTTACGTGTGACTAATGGTTTTGGGGGAATTGCTTTAAGGTACTTGGTCATAAAATATCTTTCTGTTGCTAACCTTCTTATTAAcgtttttaagaaatattttttttttaaaagcaaaacttcACAGCTAGACGAAATGGGTGCTAAGTTGCTAACCTTGTGAagcaatattttgttttctcttttggcTGTTGAGTTGTTGCTGTATATACTATATTGCAATTCTGCAAGTTCCTTTGTTCGCTGAATAACTACTGTAATTGTGTTTTTACAGTCCAGTTGGAACGCAATGTGTCTCCAGAGAAGATTACTCTTTAATCCAGAATAAAGGATTGGCTGTTGTGGATTGCTCGTGGGCACGCTTAGATGACGTGCCTTTTGTGAAGTTGCGCTGCGCTGCTCCTCGCCTTTGTATGAACTTATACgcttgtattttatttttatttattatttatattctgTTCAAATACAGTAGTGCAGAACCAGGTTGTCAATAGCGGACATGGTACCACTATTGCAGCGATCTGGCTTGTGGCTGACTGGCTGCTACTATCTGGCAATAACGTCGCACCACGATACTTAAAAGATTTCTTCTAGCACCATTGCATTTAATCTTTTTGCCTCGTTTAGGGTTGCCTCAATCACAAATAatgtaatgattttttttttattgcagtgCCATGGCTTGTAGCGGCAAACCCAATAAATTATGGTCGGCCATGTCAGCTATCTTGTGTAGAGGCCTTGGCTGCTGCTTTGACAATATGGTATAGAAATGGCATTAAAATCATTTATGACCAGACACTTTGGTTTGAGTTTATTCCTACAATTCACCCCCTGCAAAAATTGTACCTGAAATTGTGTGTcccatattttttatgttggcTGATTTGCTACTAGACTAGTGTTGCTTGCAATTTGCTGTACACAAACACAACAGATCATGCTATTACCAATGTGTTTTTAAATGgaacaaaatttgaataaaaatttaggCCCAAACTTAATAATTTACTTTGCAGTTGGCGGCATATACATAGAATCATTCTTATATGATGCTTGATTATTGAAATGAAAACTATTGGTTGAAGTTCTTTGCTACATCTTGCAGTGGAGAAGAAGAAACAGCAAATCTGTTGCTTGGCAAGTTTAACTGGGGTCACGCTTTTTCGTCTCTGAATAAGTATGATatgattcatttatttaatttttatattttcacttTGCTATCTAGGTTATTTTCACTTATGATATTTACAAGGGTATAAGTTCAAGCACATGCATAACATAAATTTATCCCGCACAGTTAAATGAAAAAAGCAACAGGGAACCCAGAGTCCCTCTTGATTTCTTTTGAACCTTATAGTTCATGATATAAAAACACTATCTGTAACGTAACTTACATAGCTTTCTCTTTGTCCTTTATGAAGCATATTTATAAGTTTGATATTGAAGTAAGCAGTACCTACAAATGAATACTGGAATTAAAACCATCTCTGTATGTAGccatgaacaaatttttttgttaagaaatgaTTTGATATATTCATGTTAGAATTGATTTAGTTAtgtataaataactagggcCTCACTAGCTATGATTGTTAGGTTGAGCGTGCATTAGCTCCTGATTAGCCCCTTAATCACTCTTGTATCTGATTGTAGTCTAACCTTAATTGAGAGATCTGCTATGTAGCCTAGCACACAATTTTGCTGTACTATTATGTTTCTACGTGAAACCATTGTGAACTCAAGGAGTTTATGGACAGACATTCCAATTGTGAACAAAATTCATTCCAATTATTTCGTTTCTATGAAATCTGTGTCTAACATGCGATTCACTGAATTTGATTCTCAATTATATGTGGCTTCATAGACTTTTCTATATTCAGAACTTTCTTTTAACCAATACAGGGAATTACTGAAGGCCTACTCTAAATGCCAAAACAGTGCTGAAATTATTTCTGTTCAAAATGATTGGCTATCACAAGCACGTCAGGTTCCAAAGGCTCCCACTGATAGCGAAGGTCTgtgtttattatatatatatctattttacACGATGGTGGGTGTTGTGGTGTGAAgttgtttgatccatgtagttCAGTCTTTTATCTAGCGAGAAAAAGATTAGTTGTTGTTGCATACTTTGTGTATGCTGGTTTTTCGTTGTATCGCAAAGACATATAGATACTTctgatatatttaaaaaaattctctaaTGTGTTTTTTCCTCCTATGCTACATGGCAGTTGTTAAGCAAGAAAATGAAGATAATGATCAAAACTCTTCTGATTCTGATGATGGGCTTCCACCTCTTGAAAGGAACATGAATCATTTGACCATAGAAAATAGTGATGAAGAGAGTGAGTAGATTTGTTTTTAATCTGACACTGGATACTTCTCTAACAGTGCTGCAATACTGGAATCAATATGGACATGTGATCAATGAAGAATTGCATAGCAGAAAACATTTCAGCTGAGATATGCGTCATCTTGGGTGGTGAATTGTTTCCAGCGtttctcttatattttaaaatatttaaatttaaaagagtGTCAGCAAGTTGTAAGTTT from Medicago truncatula cultivar Jemalong A17 chromosome 8, MtrunA17r5.0-ANR, whole genome shotgun sequence includes the following:
- the LOC11438385 gene encoding 18S rRNA aminocarboxypropyltransferase, with the protein product MGGNNRQHRFRNHRPNHAQSSRHNQLSLDNENQSCVQEPCEGDNEESDELAQPKIKLAMWDFGQCDAKKCTGRKLSRLGFLKELRVTNGFGGIALSPVGTQCVSREDYSLIQNKGLAVVDCSWARLDDVPFVKLRCAAPRLLPWLVAANPINYGRPCQLSCVEALAAALTICGEEETANLLLGKFNWGHAFSSLNKELLKAYSKCQNSAEIISVQNDWLSQARQVPKAPTDSEVVKQENEDNDQNSSDSDDGLPPLERNMNHLTIENSDEESE